The sequence GCGAATGATCAAGGTTGAGATTGGGAAACACATTGGCATCGGGCAAATAATCATCACTGTGCAAATAGCTCAACGCCGCCGGCTGCACGGGCCCGCCCACCCACAAATCCTGTTCGCCAATGCGCTCGGGCAAGTCATCCGTGACCGCCTCGCCCACCGTGCGTTCGGCACCGCGATTGAGCACCAGCCCAAATGCGCCATCGCTGCTGTGTTGGCAAATGAGCACCACCGTGCGATTAAAAAAAGATCCACTCAAACCACCGCCATCGAGCAGTAGCTTACCCTG comes from Limisphaerales bacterium and encodes:
- a CDS encoding YqgE/AlgH family protein, whose translation is MHEEFQSLQGKLLLDGGGLSGSFFNRTVVLICQHSSDGAFGLVLNRGAERTVGEAVTDDLPERIGEQDLWVGGPVQPAALSYLHSDDYLPDANVFPNLNLDHSLEDLVELGDSFSSTQKVRVFTGYSGWGPGQLEDEMERKAWVTHTATIEHVFEQSPEKLWRTIMREMGGVNRLMSDAPDDLSWN